Below is a genomic region from Marinobacter salarius.
CTTCTGCATCCGGTCCCGCAGCAGTTCATTGAGCTGTTTCACCTGATGGTCAAACTGCTCCCCGGCCTTCTCCTCTGCAATTCGGGACGAAACCTGCCAGGCGGTGAGGGTAAGCAGTAACGAGAGGGAAATCACCACCCAATGAAGTAAGGACAGTGACTGAAAGGACTTCCATGCGTTGAACATATCTCGGCCCACATCCTGTTAGGAACAACACGATAAAGTGTAGTTCAGTTTCGGAGTGAGCACGAAAGGATCTACGTCTCAATAGACTAATAAATCTATACTTTGAACCAGATGCACAAAAGGTTCGGGGCTCCGCCCACTACATGGCTTGCAGGCGGAATAAGGCAATTTTATTGATCTCGCTCAGGGCACGCTGAAATTCCTGTTCGGGAGAGTTGTGAATGCGCTCTTCGAACGACGCCAGTATCTGGTGTCGATTACTACCTCGCACCGCCATCACAAAAATAAACCCAAACTTGGCTTTGTACGCCTCATTCAGCCTTACAAAGCGCTCAAACTCTTCCGGGCTGCAATCCTGAATGCCGGCACCGGCCTGCTCGGACGTACTGGAGGCTGTAAGCTCTCCACGCATAGCGGCTTTGCCTGCGAGATCAGGGTGGGCGTTGATCAAGGCCAACTGGGTGTCGCGATCCGCACTGAGAAGGATGTTGGCCATCCGCTCATGCAGGCTTTCGACCTCATCACATGTCTCATCGATGCCCATCTCATAGGCTTTATCCGCTACCCACGGTGAATGCTCATAGATGTCCGCAAATGCGGCTACGAAGTCCTCGCGCCCAAGGCTGGACGGAGTCAGGGTTCGAAAACGGCTCATTGTTTACTCCTGATACCTCAATGAATGCGATTGGCGCCCACGCTTCAGAGCGAAACACCATAATATCGTATACAATTAACATAGACACCAATGTGAGGCAATTCTTTTTGCAGGCCGGCAATATCTCTGGCTTCAGCATGGCGGTCACTCACCACCACCAAGTCACAAAAGATCCACAAAAGACGACATTTATTGATTTATGGGATACAATATTTCTATATTGTGTATTCACTTATGATTGAATTATGTTACTCTTTGATCAGGTCATCGTGGCCACGGCGGGGAGGTGTTGTGACATTCGATCTGCGAACCTTACCCGCCCTCCTGCAACACACTCGACTTGCCTCAGTGTGTTTTTACCCGCCTCCCGGCGGGTTTTTTTTGCCCCTTCCCCAACCCCAGCGATGGCCTGGAGCTCCAAAAGGTGGCACGGGAGCGGATCAGGCTCGGCTAAACGGGGTCATTTCTCGTATACTATCCC
It encodes:
- the uraD gene encoding 2-oxo-4-hydroxy-4-carboxy-5-ureidoimidazoline decarboxylase; this translates as MSRFRTLTPSSLGREDFVAAFADIYEHSPWVADKAYEMGIDETCDEVESLHERMANILLSADRDTQLALINAHPDLAGKAAMRGELTASSTSEQAGAGIQDCSPEEFERFVRLNEAYKAKFGFIFVMAVRGSNRHQILASFEERIHNSPEQEFQRALSEINKIALFRLQAM